Proteins encoded together in one Psychrobacter sanguinis window:
- a CDS encoding UvrD-helicase domain-containing protein: MTDMTDNNNLEQQAEEVLDSWHLTLHEHDDSDMPNETHQEHNKDVIPAVDVALSGRHLIEASAGTGKTWTLTGIVLRLLIEARRAPEQIIATTFTRAAAAEMRQRIHDRLVDFYQLLQWVNNLSADLANKEHLYPDILQVAPESSKDHRQADKKADSKDDTKSADSVGADELNQDLAHDKQREAEQKATAKKNRAQWLVEQAGYARLNDIMQDPINLHLVGYLLDHVYSYPMTDAIRRTALVLTTLDKLFVGTLDSLAQKWLAEYSSETGHQQGMAIIEDSSIEQVTDSIIHDELRQFQSRLYYEQPKLYALMEQQGKLTAVGDHKSYVNRSLNFISAPIDEIQLNEAFDFASFERLLEDFAKLDLIDVQPYLNPDYRKSQGFNGRSSLFTRFEHITEIHQVIAERGLNFESYLSEDAKKLLGSLRDAQFPDDDGKIKNFNKNKEKQHQALFDLETISQLLAIMDKIEGLNQHVLLLLANLNRHIVLAVRERLPVILEERGETTFSLQMVRLNQALTGRQGEKLARYIRHHYPVALIDESQDINGEQAIMIESIYLPKNKRQQLSSQVGNEDNQSTNTKSNQEFLLLVGDPKQAIYGFRGGDVANYNYMKAQFDKKNLWTLDINRRSNKGVIDALNCWFGMPMPTTGENKFAELGSQIYYQHITAAKLEKQLSWFNDLDNNQSIAQNSLLETTSDLVTDVLSTQPVSVLHLPYDKELEYDEHEVTARHIAALLNSGQTLKGKPIQPSDIGVLARAKKDLKRVEDELVKLNVPTLTTSDVSIFETIMAEDVAALLSAMLYPYRHDMINRVLTSHLYGLTIKEVKAMMTDHESGIAQSDETPTKVAVNTNIAADLGTQGDTSKKSYQDFISYLKEGAQRWQNFGILSAMHYLLDKSPVQSQGVWQALAAHPEGDRHIMDLRHVMDILAQYGIGMGEHELLAWFRENIDAAPNSDWAKQYPLPTESGVQLMTIHKSKGLEFPIVYVLGMGSASRKSGNKEDYGLYLYNAQQAPNALVQKSSGNQRRFSPVKDSATTPGYYTDIETQEDFEEFRRLGYVAFTRASELLYVVLRDPKDKTGFDLKPVFYWFDSPEPKFELPDRLKNTIGMVRGQKVHEFYEDSYANSKTHNLTDSTEATLTQPNLEPIKYDDFSNVMRVDYFYGWAKTSFTALARQLDESTQAMAVVDERIDDATYIDISEADGALNAQIEDQGLPVKAVDDIRFSFVKGANAGTFLHEIFEKIHFTDPNQWPAVIDRAVSGYQLPLAYASVAHQKRILEGGRQGANNKTYHIDERGLQHQALMTWINEILHTPLLASGQKLVDISPKQRFAEMGFNMGLSETFKAQQINTLFEKHLPHETDKHIRLTAQSSSQLYRYLRGEIDLVYEHAGKFYVVDYKSNFLGNSLSNYDEATLKVAMSKAGYWLQAAIYQVALHRFLSMRIADYKGNEAKYLGPVEYVFLRGTYQHLAETQSTNNHIRYGLVTWDIPIEFVKALDKLFGKPQ, from the coding sequence ATGACAGACATGACTGATAACAATAACTTAGAGCAGCAAGCAGAAGAGGTGTTGGATAGTTGGCACTTAACCTTGCATGAGCATGATGACAGCGATATGCCCAATGAGACGCACCAGGAGCATAACAAAGATGTAATACCGGCTGTCGATGTGGCATTAAGCGGTCGCCATCTTATTGAGGCATCAGCGGGCACAGGTAAGACTTGGACTTTAACCGGTATCGTATTGCGACTACTTATTGAGGCGCGACGTGCCCCTGAGCAAATTATTGCCACTACCTTTACTCGGGCGGCAGCAGCAGAAATGCGTCAGCGTATTCATGATCGCTTGGTCGATTTTTATCAACTGTTGCAATGGGTTAATAATCTAAGTGCCGATTTGGCCAATAAAGAACACTTATATCCAGATATCCTGCAGGTAGCCCCTGAGAGCAGTAAGGATCATCGACAGGCGGATAAAAAGGCAGACTCAAAGGACGATACTAAAAGTGCTGACAGTGTTGGTGCCGATGAGCTTAACCAAGACTTAGCGCATGACAAGCAGCGAGAAGCAGAGCAAAAAGCCACTGCTAAAAAGAATCGTGCTCAGTGGCTAGTAGAGCAGGCAGGGTATGCCCGTCTAAATGACATCATGCAGGACCCGATTAACCTGCATTTAGTGGGTTACTTGCTCGATCATGTATATAGTTATCCGATGACAGATGCCATTCGCCGCACCGCCTTGGTATTAACCACACTCGATAAACTGTTTGTGGGCACGCTAGATAGTCTGGCACAAAAATGGCTAGCAGAATATAGCAGTGAGACGGGTCATCAGCAAGGCATGGCGATTATTGAAGACAGTAGTATTGAGCAGGTGACCGATAGCATTATTCATGATGAGCTGCGTCAGTTTCAAAGCCGTTTGTATTACGAGCAGCCTAAGCTATACGCACTAATGGAGCAGCAAGGCAAACTAACAGCTGTTGGTGATCATAAATCGTATGTGAACCGTTCACTTAACTTTATTTCTGCGCCTATTGATGAAATACAGTTGAATGAGGCTTTCGACTTCGCTAGCTTTGAGCGGCTGCTAGAGGATTTTGCTAAGCTTGATTTGATAGATGTTCAGCCGTATTTAAATCCTGATTACAGAAAGTCACAAGGATTTAATGGTCGATCAAGTTTGTTCACTCGGTTTGAGCATATTACTGAAATTCATCAAGTGATCGCTGAAAGAGGTTTGAATTTTGAGAGCTACCTAAGTGAAGATGCGAAAAAACTACTAGGGTCATTGAGAGATGCTCAGTTCCCCGATGATGACGGAAAAATAAAGAACTTTAATAAGAATAAAGAAAAACAGCATCAAGCCTTGTTTGATTTAGAAACTATAAGCCAGTTATTGGCCATTATGGATAAGATAGAGGGTTTGAATCAGCATGTTTTATTGTTATTGGCCAATCTTAACCGTCATATCGTACTGGCAGTCCGCGAAAGATTACCAGTAATTTTAGAAGAGCGAGGTGAGACTACTTTTAGCTTGCAAATGGTACGTCTTAATCAGGCATTGACCGGCCGTCAGGGAGAGAAGCTAGCACGTTATATCCGCCACCACTATCCAGTAGCCCTTATTGATGAGTCACAAGATATCAATGGCGAGCAAGCCATCATGATTGAAAGTATTTATCTGCCAAAGAATAAACGCCAGCAGTTAAGTAGTCAGGTAGGTAATGAGGATAACCAGTCGACTAATACCAAGTCCAATCAAGAGTTTTTATTATTAGTTGGGGACCCGAAGCAGGCCATTTATGGCTTCCGAGGTGGGGATGTTGCTAACTATAACTATATGAAAGCTCAGTTTGATAAAAAAAATCTATGGACACTTGATATTAACCGCCGTTCTAACAAAGGGGTCATTGACGCCTTAAACTGTTGGTTTGGTATGCCGATGCCCACTACAGGCGAGAACAAATTTGCTGAGCTAGGCAGTCAAATTTATTATCAACACATTACTGCGGCAAAGCTTGAGAAACAGCTATCTTGGTTTAATGACTTAGATAATAATCAATCTATTGCCCAAAACAGTCTATTAGAAACTACCTCAGATTTAGTTACTGACGTACTCTCTACCCAGCCTGTCAGCGTATTGCATCTGCCTTATGACAAAGAACTTGAATACGATGAGCATGAAGTCACCGCCCGCCATATTGCCGCTTTATTAAACAGCGGTCAGACCTTAAAAGGTAAGCCTATTCAGCCCAGTGACATCGGAGTGCTGGCACGTGCCAAAAAAGACTTAAAACGGGTAGAGGATGAACTGGTTAAGTTAAATGTACCCACTCTGACTACCAGTGACGTTAGTATCTTTGAGACCATTATGGCCGAAGATGTGGCTGCTCTGCTCAGTGCTATGCTCTATCCATACCGTCACGACATGATTAACCGGGTATTGACCAGCCATCTGTATGGCCTGACTATCAAAGAAGTCAAAGCGATGATGACCGACCATGAGTCAGGCATTGCACAAAGCGATGAGACGCCAACAAAAGTAGCCGTTAACACGAATATTGCTGCTGACCTTGGTACTCAAGGTGATACTAGCAAAAAAAGCTATCAAGATTTTATTAGCTATCTTAAAGAAGGGGCTCAGCGCTGGCAGAATTTTGGCATCTTATCAGCCATGCATTATTTGCTAGATAAAAGCCCGGTACAGTCACAAGGTGTCTGGCAGGCATTGGCAGCACACCCTGAAGGTGATCGACATATCATGGATTTGCGTCATGTGATGGATATCTTGGCGCAGTATGGTATAGGCATGGGCGAGCATGAGCTGCTGGCGTGGTTTAGGGAAAACATTGATGCTGCACCTAACAGTGATTGGGCCAAGCAATACCCACTGCCTACAGAGTCTGGTGTGCAGTTAATGACCATTCACAAGTCAAAGGGACTTGAGTTTCCTATTGTCTATGTACTGGGTATGGGCAGTGCCAGTCGCAAGTCGGGAAATAAGGAAGACTATGGCTTGTACTTGTATAATGCTCAGCAAGCACCTAATGCTCTAGTTCAAAAGTCTTCTGGTAATCAGCGCCGTTTTTCACCGGTAAAAGACTCAGCTACCACACCAGGCTATTACACAGATATCGAGACTCAAGAAGATTTTGAGGAGTTTCGTCGTCTAGGGTACGTGGCTTTCACCCGTGCCAGTGAGCTGCTTTACGTGGTGCTGCGAGACCCTAAAGATAAGACTGGGTTCGATCTAAAGCCAGTGTTTTATTGGTTTGATTCACCAGAGCCGAAGTTTGAATTGCCTGATAGACTCAAAAATACGATAGGTATGGTACGCGGCCAAAAAGTACATGAGTTTTATGAAGACAGCTATGCTAACAGCAAAACGCATAACTTAACTGACAGTACTGAGGCCACCCTTACTCAACCGAACCTAGAGCCTATCAAATACGATGATTTTTCCAATGTGATGCGAGTCGATTACTTTTATGGTTGGGCCAAAACCAGCTTTACCGCGCTCGCCCGTCAATTAGATGAATCCACACAAGCAATGGCTGTGGTCGATGAGCGTATCGATGATGCCACTTATATCGATATTAGCGAGGCAGATGGCGCTTTAAATGCGCAGATAGAGGATCAAGGACTACCCGTTAAAGCAGTAGATGACATTCGCTTTAGTTTTGTCAAAGGTGCCAATGCCGGTACGTTTTTGCATGAGATATTTGAGAAGATACATTTTACTGATCCTAATCAATGGCCTGCGGTGATAGACAGAGCCGTCAGTGGCTATCAGTTACCCTTAGCGTATGCCAGTGTGGCGCATCAGAAGCGTATTTTAGAAGGCGGGAGACAAGGGGCTAACAACAAAACTTATCATATCGATGAGAGAGGACTTCAGCATCAGGCATTAATGACATGGATTAATGAGATTTTACACACACCATTATTGGCTTCAGGGCAGAAGCTAGTAGATATCTCACCTAAGCAGCGTTTTGCAGAGATGGGCTTTAATATGGGATTGTCTGAAACCTTTAAAGCGCAGCAGATTAACACCCTGTTTGAGAAGCATTTGCCCCATGAGACTGACAAACATATCCGTTTAACTGCCCAAAGTAGCAGCCAATTATACCGTTATCTGCGTGGTGAGATTGACTTGGTATATGAGCATGCTGGCAAGTTTTATGTGGTCGATTATAAAAGTAACTTTTTAGGAAATAGCCTAAGCAATTATGATGAAGCTACTCTTAAAGTAGCCATGAGTAAGGCAGGCTATTGGCTACAAGCAGCGATTTACCAAGTCGCACTACACCGCTTCTTATCAATGCGTATCGCTGATTATAAAGGCAACGAAGCCAAATACTTAGGCCCGGTTGAATATGTATTTTTACGAGGTACTTATCAGCATTTAGCAGAAACTCAAAGCACGAATAATCATATCCGCTATGGGCTGGTCACTTGGGATATTCCCATAGAATTTGTGAAAGCATTGGATAAGCTGTTTGGTAAGCCGCAGTAG
- the recD gene encoding exodeoxyribonuclease V subunit alpha, whose amino-acid sequence MKTNNNTANTRVEESWASTISDYILQRRAQTYSAYVQPNVTNASTNLVEADSYLFKSLFMVLAKQLEEGHTVLTLRQDDMELALQGRVEGKVATLYAWQRDILQSLAAPLFDLIDSDTALAAVTQVEGDHQDELTQPEDSDSIFNLLNILITRGTQLWLQLNLSNSNKAQLVERFKLVQQLYDLMQNDNETCGLNQQSTINSLSKFMQHIEQQPLFAQLSLASLAKENSLSKKNLISKQSPIIYQNNIYQNNHSERNTEVTFWLHRTWQAEFNLAKTIQNILNQPIKPLDINIPDNLKAQQVQAVKVANENAFSIITGGPGTGKTYTVAQLVIAFQQAQADSDAQQALGESATIRFSTDSAGLALSAPTGKAAQRMQESLQAALDSAQVEVQLQEAKTIHRLLGIGRDGRPRYHAGNPLGEDIIIVDEASMLGVELANYLVSAIKPGARLILLGDANQLAAVDAGAVLADLCRIDVLQPIHAQLTESRRFHADSGIGKLAAEINKSPADMQQVWQLLNYDEALQFQSVNIQGINADASDIYAEDLDTSVSNAQLENSLSSKKILSKITQNYTQYLNKINLLIKNPIAKSVPETVSLTISDLMSEFNRFRILTAGHNGEWGDHNINDYLTRWHMTQLKLPLGKSPWFHGRPVMVLQNNYELGLFNGDIGICLQTQQKGEGSRLEVFFENKTQGIAVNLLNDELIATAYAMTIHKSQGSEFDHIAITFDNSNSRLLSKELIYTAVTRAKQKVSIYSTKRALQKAVQTPTQRYTGLALQFQQKG is encoded by the coding sequence ATGAAAACCAATAATAATACTGCAAATACGCGCGTTGAAGAGAGCTGGGCGAGCACTATTAGTGACTATATTTTGCAGCGCCGAGCTCAGACTTATTCAGCCTATGTACAGCCGAATGTTACTAACGCCTCAACAAACTTGGTAGAGGCTGATAGTTATCTATTTAAATCACTGTTTATGGTGCTTGCTAAGCAATTGGAAGAGGGGCATACCGTGCTAACCCTGCGTCAAGACGATATGGAACTGGCTTTACAGGGCAGGGTAGAGGGAAAGGTTGCTACGCTTTATGCTTGGCAACGAGATATTTTACAAAGTCTGGCAGCGCCTTTGTTTGATTTGATTGATAGCGATACGGCTCTGGCGGCTGTGACACAAGTAGAGGGCGATCATCAAGATGAACTAACACAACCTGAAGACAGCGACTCTATCTTTAACTTGCTTAATATTTTGATTACCCGTGGTACGCAACTGTGGTTACAGTTAAACCTATCAAATAGCAACAAAGCGCAGTTGGTTGAGCGTTTTAAATTGGTTCAGCAGCTATATGACTTAATGCAAAATGATAATGAGACATGTGGATTGAATCAACAAAGCACAATAAATAGCCTAAGCAAATTTATGCAACATATTGAGCAGCAGCCTTTATTTGCTCAGTTATCATTAGCATCTCTAGCAAAAGAAAATAGCCTAAGCAAAAAAAATCTAATTTCAAAACAAAGCCCCATTATCTATCAAAATAATATATATCAAAACAATCACTCAGAGCGAAATACCGAAGTAACTTTTTGGCTACACCGCACCTGGCAAGCTGAGTTTAACCTCGCTAAGACCATACAAAACATCCTAAATCAGCCGATTAAGCCGTTAGATATCAATATCCCTGATAATCTCAAAGCTCAACAGGTTCAGGCGGTTAAAGTCGCTAATGAGAATGCCTTTAGCATTATCACTGGCGGACCAGGCACGGGTAAAACTTATACTGTGGCACAGTTGGTTATTGCGTTCCAGCAGGCTCAAGCAGATAGTGATGCACAGCAAGCATTGGGGGAGAGCGCTACGATTCGATTTAGCACAGACAGCGCAGGGCTTGCTCTATCGGCGCCAACGGGTAAGGCAGCTCAGCGTATGCAAGAGTCATTGCAGGCGGCTCTAGACAGTGCTCAAGTCGAAGTACAGTTGCAAGAAGCCAAGACTATTCACCGCTTGTTAGGCATTGGCAGAGATGGTAGACCACGCTATCACGCTGGCAACCCTTTGGGTGAAGATATCATTATTGTCGATGAAGCCTCAATGCTTGGGGTAGAGTTGGCCAACTATCTGGTTAGTGCTATTAAGCCTGGCGCTCGACTAATCTTGTTAGGAGATGCTAATCAGCTGGCTGCAGTAGACGCTGGGGCAGTGCTCGCTGATTTGTGCCGTATCGATGTGTTGCAACCAATCCATGCTCAGCTGACAGAGAGCCGCCGTTTCCATGCCGATTCAGGTATTGGTAAGTTGGCTGCGGAGATTAACAAGAGCCCAGCAGATATGCAGCAGGTCTGGCAATTATTAAACTATGACGAGGCATTACAGTTCCAAAGCGTTAATATTCAAGGTATCAATGCTGACGCTAGCGATATTTATGCCGAAGATTTAGACACATCCGTTTCTAATGCTCAATTAGAAAATAGCCTAAGCAGTAAAAAAATACTCTCAAAAATCACCCAAAATTACACCCAATACTTAAACAAAATTAATCTACTAATAAAAAATCCAATAGCAAAATCCGTACCAGAAACAGTAAGTCTCACTATCTCAGATCTTATGAGTGAGTTTAATCGCTTCCGTATCTTAACCGCAGGACATAATGGCGAGTGGGGCGATCATAATATCAACGACTATCTGACCCGCTGGCATATGACGCAACTCAAGTTGCCTTTGGGTAAAAGTCCTTGGTTTCATGGCAGACCAGTCATGGTGCTACAAAACAACTATGAGTTGGGTTTATTTAATGGAGACATCGGTATTTGTTTGCAGACGCAACAAAAAGGTGAGGGTAGTCGCTTAGAAGTATTCTTTGAAAATAAAACTCAAGGTATTGCAGTCAATTTACTTAATGATGAGCTGATTGCCACCGCGTATGCGATGACCATTCACAAGTCGCAAGGTTCAGAATTTGATCATATCGCTATTACCTTTGATAACAGTAACAGTCGATTACTTAGCAAGGAACTGATTTATACAGCCGTGACTCGTGCTAAACAAAAGGTAAGTATTTATAGTACCAAACGTGCCCTACAAAAAGCAGTGCAAACTCCAACGCAACGCTACACAGGGCTCGCGTTACAGTTTCAGCAAAAAGGGTAG
- a CDS encoding hypoxanthine-guanine phosphoribosyltransferase, producing the protein MSQISNKEIEQTLRNSECLISSIEVAAAYERLAAQLNLHYAGLNPIVMVVMNGGLIPAGQLLTHLTFYHRMHYIHASRYRENEGTNELVWKFKPDVDISGEHVLLVDDIFDEGITLKAIVEELKKENPKSVDCCVLLNKVHDRKVEDFKVDFVGLDVDDRYVYGCGMDFHGYLRHLPGIYAIKEDKLP; encoded by the coding sequence ATGAGCCAAATTAGCAATAAAGAAATTGAACAAACCCTCCGTAATTCAGAATGTTTGATTAGTAGTATTGAGGTAGCAGCTGCTTATGAACGTTTGGCTGCCCAGCTAAATTTACATTATGCCGGTCTGAACCCTATTGTTATGGTTGTTATGAATGGTGGTTTGATTCCAGCAGGTCAATTATTAACTCATCTTACTTTCTACCATCGTATGCACTATATCCACGCTTCTCGTTATCGTGAAAATGAAGGCACTAACGAACTAGTTTGGAAATTTAAGCCAGATGTCGACATTTCTGGAGAGCATGTGCTTTTGGTTGATGATATCTTTGATGAAGGCATTACTCTAAAAGCTATCGTAGAAGAGCTGAAAAAAGAGAACCCTAAATCTGTTGATTGCTGTGTATTGTTAAACAAAGTACATGACCGTAAAGTAGAGGATTTCAAAGTAGACTTCGTCGGTCTAGATGTTGATGATCGTTACGTTTATGGCTGTGGTATGGATTTCCATGGTTACTTACGTCATCTTCCAGGTATCTATGCTATCAAAGAAGACAAACTGCCTTAA